The following are from one region of the Chitinispirillales bacterium ANBcel5 genome:
- the prfB gene encoding peptide chain release factor 2: MEKKKTLVEQLEAQSAENEFWNDAEAAQKVLKQIKDARRVIEPWENAWQEVQYIEELLSLAEQEQDQSTLDELKAQAAALEKEIEHIEFIRKLSGEDDNSPAVVSIHSGAGGTESCDWTDMLYRMYCRWIERKGFSLTILELSPGEEAGIKSVTMEVQGDYAYGHLKAETGVHRLVRISPFDSNARRHTSFSSVYAYPLSDEAGDFEIDEKDIRVDTYRASGAGGQHVNKTDSAVRMTHIPTNIVVACQSERSQIKNRSLAIKLLKARVKQHYKEIEEQQRQSKMTEKKKIEWGSQIRSYVLHPYNMVKDHRTDTETSNTAAVLDGDIDKFIESYLLSF; the protein is encoded by the coding sequence ATCGAGAAGAAAAAGACACTTGTAGAGCAGCTGGAAGCCCAATCGGCCGAAAATGAATTTTGGAATGATGCTGAAGCTGCACAGAAGGTGCTTAAGCAGATAAAAGACGCTCGCAGGGTGATTGAACCCTGGGAAAATGCCTGGCAGGAAGTGCAGTATATAGAGGAGTTGCTGTCGCTTGCAGAGCAGGAACAGGATCAAAGCACTCTTGATGAGCTGAAGGCTCAGGCCGCGGCGCTGGAAAAAGAAATTGAGCACATTGAATTTATTCGCAAACTCAGTGGAGAGGACGATAATTCACCCGCCGTGGTGTCGATTCACAGTGGTGCTGGTGGTACCGAGTCCTGCGACTGGACCGACATGCTCTATAGAATGTACTGCAGGTGGATTGAGCGAAAAGGGTTCAGCTTGACGATACTTGAGCTTTCACCGGGAGAAGAAGCCGGGATAAAGAGTGTGACCATGGAAGTTCAGGGTGATTATGCCTACGGACATCTAAAGGCAGAAACCGGAGTGCATCGATTAGTAAGAATCTCTCCCTTTGACTCCAACGCCCGGCGACACACCTCTTTTTCATCAGTTTACGCATACCCGTTAAGTGATGAAGCAGGTGACTTTGAGATTGATGAAAAAGATATAAGGGTAGACACCTACAGGGCAAGTGGTGCGGGGGGACAGCACGTTAATAAAACCGACAGTGCTGTGCGTATGACCCATATTCCTACAAACATTGTTGTTGCTTGTCAGAGCGAGCGCTCCCAGATTAAAAACCGCTCTTTAGCCATTAAACTGTTGAAGGCGCGGGTGAAGCAGCACTATAAGGAGATCGAAGAGCAGCAGAGGCAGTCTAAAATGACTGAAAAAAAGAAAATTGAGTGGGGAAGTCAGATACGCTCCTATGTCTTGCACCCCTATAATATGGTAAAAGACCATCGCACCGATACCGAAACAAGCAATACCGCAGCTGTTCTGGATGGTGATAT
- a CDS encoding vitamin B12-dependent ribonucleotide reductase has protein sequence MVSQTDSSTGNFGKSVKSSVSKKKESKQTTVSTDSLREELTKKAIQISDNARTVLEKRYLKKDDSGTVVESAEDLFFRVAQNIASAELLFDPQGNTDLWTEKFYDLMAAMDFLPNSPTLMNAGRELQQLSACFVLPIGDSMEEIFTAVKNTALIHKSGGGTGFSFSHIRPKNDRVKSTKGISSGPLSFMRVFDVATETVKQGGTRRGANMGILNCSHPEILDFIELKATDGVLSNFNISVGLTNEFMEALERDEEYTLRNPRTGEEQGRLKASKVFNRIVELAWNNGEPGIVFLDRINESNPTPHIGKIESTNPCGEQPLLPYESCNLGSINLAHMVCEKNGKKEVDYTKLSETVCTAVRFLDNVIEVNKYPLEEIGKVTKSNRKIGLGVMGFADMLIEFSIPYNSPQAADLAEELMKFIHEEAHKVSAFLAHERGTFPNFKGSVFDTKDGLQLRNATVTTIAPTGTISMIAGCSSGIEPLFAIAYQKNVLDGNKFLEVHPAFKRIAQEEGFYSDELMKMLAETGSLHNIHGIPRRIRDVFLTSHDIEPIWHIKIQGAFQKYTDNAVSKTVNFRNEATTKEIEEVFRYAYKLNCKGVTVYRDGSRVNQVITSGQSGSTEATVTLAGTIQPRPRPAVTHGHTFKTKTGCGTLYVNINSDTFGLCEVFTQMGKSGGCAASNAEAVSRLVSLGLRAGIDPKSIIEQLRGIRCPIPTWHGGEMVLSCSDAIARVLEKALNNQNGNTNQISYSGLDMGFCPQCPECGGIMEHESGCAVCKSCGFSKCG, from the coding sequence ATGGTCTCCCAAACTGACAGCAGTACTGGTAATTTCGGAAAAAGTGTAAAATCTTCTGTCTCGAAAAAAAAGGAATCAAAGCAAACAACAGTCAGTACCGATTCTCTCCGTGAAGAGCTAACCAAAAAAGCTATTCAGATAAGTGACAACGCCCGAACAGTCCTGGAAAAGCGCTATCTAAAAAAAGATGACAGTGGAACGGTGGTAGAATCGGCTGAAGATCTTTTTTTCAGGGTAGCACAAAACATTGCCAGTGCCGAGCTGCTTTTTGACCCTCAGGGTAATACGGATTTATGGACCGAAAAGTTTTATGATTTAATGGCTGCAATGGATTTTCTCCCCAATTCGCCCACTCTTATGAATGCAGGACGGGAGCTTCAGCAACTCTCCGCCTGTTTTGTTTTACCCATAGGCGATTCCATGGAAGAAATTTTCACTGCCGTTAAAAATACCGCTCTTATCCACAAAAGTGGAGGGGGTACCGGTTTCTCCTTTTCCCACATCAGACCTAAAAACGACCGGGTGAAGTCAACCAAAGGCATCTCTTCAGGCCCCCTTTCTTTTATGCGCGTGTTTGATGTGGCTACCGAGACGGTAAAGCAAGGTGGGACTCGCAGAGGTGCCAATATGGGCATCCTTAATTGTTCTCATCCTGAAATTCTCGACTTTATAGAGCTGAAAGCAACCGATGGCGTGCTTTCTAATTTCAACATTTCGGTGGGTTTAACCAACGAGTTTATGGAAGCCCTTGAGAGAGATGAGGAGTATACGCTTCGCAACCCAAGAACAGGTGAGGAGCAGGGAAGACTAAAAGCGTCAAAAGTTTTCAACCGTATTGTTGAACTTGCCTGGAACAATGGTGAGCCGGGGATCGTTTTTCTTGACCGAATCAATGAATCCAACCCTACCCCGCATATAGGCAAAATTGAAAGCACCAATCCCTGTGGTGAGCAGCCCTTACTACCCTATGAGTCCTGTAATCTTGGGTCGATCAATCTGGCGCACATGGTATGTGAGAAAAACGGAAAAAAAGAGGTAGATTACACTAAACTCAGCGAAACCGTTTGTACCGCAGTCAGGTTTCTGGATAATGTAATAGAAGTAAACAAATATCCACTTGAAGAGATCGGTAAAGTTACCAAAAGCAATAGAAAAATTGGTCTTGGTGTAATGGGTTTCGCCGACATGCTGATTGAGTTTTCTATTCCTTACAACTCACCACAGGCAGCAGATCTTGCCGAAGAGCTAATGAAATTCATTCACGAGGAAGCGCATAAGGTAAGTGCCTTTCTTGCTCACGAAAGAGGTACCTTCCCTAACTTTAAAGGATCTGTTTTTGACACCAAAGACGGCCTTCAGTTGCGCAATGCCACCGTTACCACCATTGCTCCTACGGGTACGATTAGCATGATCGCAGGCTGTTCAAGCGGTATAGAGCCGCTTTTTGCAATAGCGTATCAGAAAAATGTATTGGATGGAAACAAGTTTCTTGAAGTGCACCCCGCATTTAAAAGAATAGCACAGGAAGAGGGTTTTTATTCTGATGAGCTTATGAAAATGCTCGCCGAAACCGGTAGCCTTCATAACATACATGGTATCCCCAGGCGCATACGGGATGTATTTCTGACCAGTCATGATATAGAGCCCATTTGGCACATAAAAATTCAGGGAGCGTTTCAAAAGTATACTGATAACGCCGTCTCTAAAACGGTCAACTTTCGTAATGAAGCTACCACCAAAGAGATTGAGGAAGTTTTCCGGTACGCTTATAAGCTTAACTGCAAGGGTGTAACCGTTTACCGTGACGGGTCCCGTGTTAATCAGGTAATCACTTCTGGACAATCCGGCAGCACTGAAGCCACCGTTACACTTGCAGGTACAATTCAACCCCGACCACGACCTGCCGTTACCCATGGCCACACCTTCAAAACAAAAACCGGGTGCGGAACGCTTTATGTTAACATAAATTCAGACACCTTTGGTCTGTGCGAAGTATTCACCCAAATGGGGAAATCGGGAGGGTGCGCCGCGTCCAATGCAGAAGCCGTTTCGCGACTTGTTTCCCTTGGTTTACGAGCTGGAATAGACCCCAAGTCTATTATCGAACAACTAAGAGGCATCCGTTGCCCCATACCTACCTGGCATGGCGGGGAGATGGTACTGTCGTGTTCCGACGCGATTGCACGGGTGCTGGAAAAAGCTTTGAATAATCAAAACGGCAATACCAATCAGATAAGCTATTCGGGACTGGATATGGGCTTTTGCCCACAGTGCCCGGAATGTGGTGGTATCATGGAGCATGAAAGCGGCTGTGCTGTATGTAAAAGTTGCGGCTTTTCAAAGTGCGGCTAA